The DNA window TCTAAGAAATAAATATAATGAAATATCTAAACAGTGCAGGGAAACCAGAGAGGCTGTGATTATTACTGTAAACGGTCGTGGCGATACAGCTGTTCTTGGATTACAGGATTATAAGCAAATGAAAGCTGAATTAGAATTGCTTCGAACCCTTGCAGAAGCAGAAGATGATGTACAAAATGGAAGGGTAGGCTCCATGCAAG is part of the Proteiniborus sp. MB09-C3 genome and encodes:
- a CDS encoding type II toxin-antitoxin system Phd/YefM family antitoxin, translating into MELNIRPSADLRNKYNEISKQCRETREAVIITVNGRGDTAVLGLQDYKQMKAELELLRTLAEAEDDVQNGRVGSMQESLDELRESLVNRKNENV